One genomic window of Micromonospora sp. WMMD1128 includes the following:
- a CDS encoding ABC transporter permease, with protein MTETLAADPTTVTAPKPRKPRRGRRRLRLWVPTGILAGMLAAAYLAPLPYDPAEPLPDTLAAPDGAHWMGTDKFGIDVFSRLVASAGVDIPLALAGMLISLVVGVMLGLAALHRGPWGERVVRALDVFQAFPLLILAIALVALMGNNIENVVVAIAIINVPRFVRLVRSEGLTIRESRYVEAAHAIGATGPRVMFRHVLPNMTGIILAQASLAVAHSIVVIASLSFLGIGINAADASWGAMIQTGAQNMTTGQWWVSVFPGLAIFLTVLCFNAISDELQDSFGRARQR; from the coding sequence ATGACTGAGACCCTGGCCGCCGACCCCACCACGGTCACCGCGCCGAAGCCCCGCAAGCCCCGCCGCGGTCGTCGACGCCTGCGCCTGTGGGTACCCACCGGCATCCTCGCCGGCATGTTGGCGGCGGCCTACCTCGCGCCGCTGCCGTACGATCCGGCGGAGCCGCTGCCCGACACCCTCGCCGCGCCCGACGGCGCGCACTGGATGGGCACCGACAAGTTCGGTATCGACGTCTTCAGCCGCCTGGTGGCCTCGGCCGGGGTGGACATCCCGCTGGCCCTCGCCGGCATGCTGATCTCGCTCGTGGTCGGCGTCATGCTCGGGCTGGCCGCCCTGCACCGGGGACCGTGGGGGGAGCGCGTGGTCCGCGCGCTCGACGTCTTCCAGGCGTTCCCCCTGTTGATCCTGGCCATCGCCCTGGTCGCCCTGATGGGCAACAACATCGAGAACGTCGTGGTGGCCATCGCCATCATCAACGTCCCGCGGTTCGTCCGGCTGGTCCGCAGCGAGGGGCTGACCATCCGGGAGAGCCGCTACGTCGAGGCCGCCCACGCCATCGGCGCGACCGGACCCCGGGTGATGTTCCGGCACGTGCTGCCGAACATGACCGGCATCATCCTGGCCCAGGCGTCGCTGGCGGTGGCCCACTCGATCGTGGTGATCGCCTCGCTGTCCTTCCTGGGCATCGGCATCAACGCCGCCGACGCCAGTTGGGGCGCGATGATCCAGACAGGAGCGCAGAACATGACGACCGGCCAGTGGTGGGTATCGGTCTTCCCCGGACTCGCCATCTTCCTGACCGTGCTCTGCTTCAACGCGATCAGCGACGAGTTGCAGGACTCCTTCGGCCGGGCGAGGCAGCGATGA
- a CDS encoding ABC transporter permease — protein MRVLGYARRRLLFLPVGLLSVIVLAFLLVNALPGNPVGVIAGPAAGPEELAAIERRLGLDRPLWERFVDYLGGLVHGDLGSSYYTDRPILSEILRFAPATLELVILSLIVAAVLGVGLGTLGAYYKGSLADRGSRFVVTTFQSIPDFFLALLLIYLCFYLAGWAPAPVGRLGLMDEPPPTVTGALLVDSLIAGDMTIFRSAVAHSILPVLTLGIYYSAYFARSTYASLVPALESKQVEFARACGLSERTVLAYAFRQARTPILTYGGILLAALLGGAAIIETIFSWGGFGEWAIDSILQLDMPAVQGFILAAGLGTLLAFTALDILVAVLDPRVRYD, from the coding sequence ATGCGGGTCCTCGGCTACGCCCGACGGCGGTTGCTCTTCCTGCCGGTGGGGCTGCTCTCGGTCATCGTGCTGGCCTTCCTTCTGGTCAACGCGCTGCCGGGCAACCCGGTCGGGGTCATCGCCGGACCGGCCGCCGGCCCGGAGGAACTGGCCGCGATCGAGCGACGCCTCGGTCTGGACCGGCCCCTGTGGGAGCGGTTCGTCGACTACCTCGGCGGCCTGGTCCACGGCGACCTCGGATCGTCGTACTACACCGACCGGCCGATCCTGTCGGAGATCCTGCGCTTCGCCCCGGCCACCCTGGAGCTGGTGATCCTCTCGCTCATCGTGGCCGCGGTGCTCGGTGTGGGCCTGGGCACCCTGGGCGCGTACTACAAGGGCAGCCTGGCCGACCGGGGCTCCCGCTTCGTGGTCACCACGTTCCAGTCGATCCCCGACTTCTTCCTCGCCCTGCTGCTGATCTACCTCTGCTTCTATCTCGCCGGGTGGGCGCCGGCCCCGGTCGGCCGGCTCGGTCTGATGGACGAGCCGCCGCCGACGGTGACCGGGGCCCTGCTCGTCGACTCGCTGATCGCCGGTGACATGACGATCTTCCGTTCGGCGGTGGCGCACTCGATTCTGCCGGTGCTGACCCTGGGCATCTACTACTCGGCGTACTTCGCCCGCAGCACCTACGCCTCCCTGGTGCCCGCGTTGGAGTCCAAGCAGGTCGAGTTCGCCCGGGCCTGCGGCCTGTCCGAGCGGACCGTGCTGGCGTACGCCTTCCGGCAGGCCCGCACCCCGATCCTGACCTACGGCGGCATCCTGCTGGCTGCCCTGCTCGGCGGCGCGGCGATCATCGAGACCATCTTCTCGTGGGGTGGCTTCGGGGAGTGGGCGATCGACTCCATCCTCCAGCTCGACATGCCGGCCGTGCAGGGCTTCATCCTCGCCGCCGGCCTGGGAACCCTGTTGGCATTCACCGCACTGGACATCCTGGTCGCGGTGCTCGATCCGAGGGTGCGTTATGACTGA
- a CDS encoding ABC transporter ATP-binding protein, whose product MSAPGAVADREPRLLEVNGLTTRFDTPDGLVHAVNGVDFHVDRAEIVGVVGESGCGKSVTIRSILGLVRPPGRVVGGTARFNGVDLLGLRAAELRRLRGAEIGFIAQNPFSALNPVMRIHRQFANILAAHGVRSDSTARDRARDALADVGIAGPDRVLDGYAHQLSGGMAQRVVIAMAMLLNPAFVIADEPTTGLDLTVQRQILDLIRGLVQEHGRSMLLVTHDLGVVAQYCDRVVVMYAGKVIEHGTVRDVLTSPQHPYTQALVRAVPRPGQPLVHLTGRLPDLVDYPAGCPFRARCPHAFEPCGQVFPEPTTTASGRTYWCHLSQEREAVR is encoded by the coding sequence ATGAGCGCCCCCGGCGCGGTCGCGGACCGGGAGCCCCGGCTGCTGGAGGTCAACGGCCTCACCACCCGCTTCGACACCCCCGACGGGCTGGTGCACGCGGTCAACGGCGTCGACTTCCACGTCGACCGGGCCGAGATCGTCGGCGTGGTCGGCGAGAGCGGGTGCGGCAAGTCGGTGACCATCCGGTCGATCCTCGGCCTGGTCCGCCCACCGGGGCGGGTGGTCGGGGGCACCGCCCGCTTCAACGGCGTCGACCTGCTCGGCCTGCGCGCGGCCGAACTGCGCCGGTTGCGCGGCGCCGAGATCGGCTTCATCGCGCAGAACCCGTTCAGCGCGCTGAATCCGGTGATGCGCATCCACCGGCAGTTCGCCAACATCCTCGCCGCACACGGCGTCCGCTCCGACTCCACCGCCCGGGACCGGGCCCGCGACGCGCTGGCCGACGTCGGCATCGCCGGCCCGGACCGGGTCCTCGACGGCTACGCCCACCAGCTCAGCGGCGGGATGGCCCAGCGCGTCGTCATCGCCATGGCCATGCTGCTCAACCCGGCCTTCGTCATCGCCGACGAGCCGACCACCGGCCTCGACCTGACCGTGCAGCGGCAGATCCTCGACCTCATCCGGGGCCTGGTCCAGGAGCACGGCCGCTCGATGCTGCTGGTCACCCACGACCTCGGGGTGGTGGCCCAGTACTGCGACCGGGTGGTCGTCATGTACGCCGGCAAGGTCATCGAACACGGCACGGTCCGTGACGTGCTCACCAGCCCGCAGCACCCGTACACGCAGGCGTTGGTCCGGGCCGTTCCCCGGCCGGGCCAGCCCTTGGTGCACCTCACCGGGCGGTTGCCGGATCTGGTCGACTATCCGGCCGGCTGCCCGTTCCGGGCCCGCTGCCCGCACGCCTTCGAGCCCTGCGGGCAGGTGTTCCCGGAGCCGACGACCACCGCCTCGGGCCGGACGTACTGGTGTCACCTGTCGCAGGAGAGGGAGGCGGTCCGGTGA